One stretch of Xanthomonas sp. DAR 35659 DNA includes these proteins:
- a CDS encoding FMN-dependent NADH-azoreductase: MSRTLLVTSSPRGADSLSTRFATEIAEGIQARSGGSLTVRDLAANPPPHITPAYIQGRILPPEDRTPEQAEAVEVAQALVDELQAADVIVLGSGMINFGPPSQLKAWFDHVTWPRVTFGYGEAGPQGLLTGKKVYLVAATGGVFSEGAWAPFDFQTNYVLHLLGFIGLTDVDVVRVEGTVLGPEAVSAAIDKAATAITALLAKAA, from the coding sequence ATGAGCCGCACGCTACTTGTCACGTCCAGTCCGCGCGGGGCGGACAGCCTCTCCACCCGTTTCGCCACCGAGATCGCCGAGGGCATCCAGGCTCGCTCTGGGGGCTCGCTGACCGTGCGCGACCTCGCGGCGAATCCGCCGCCGCACATCACGCCGGCCTACATCCAGGGCCGGATTCTGCCACCGGAAGATCGCACGCCGGAGCAGGCCGAGGCGGTGGAGGTCGCGCAGGCGTTGGTCGATGAGTTGCAGGCCGCGGACGTGATCGTGCTCGGTTCGGGCATGATCAACTTCGGTCCGCCCTCGCAGCTCAAGGCCTGGTTCGATCACGTCACTTGGCCACGCGTCACTTTCGGCTACGGCGAGGCCGGGCCGCAGGGACTGCTGACCGGCAAGAAGGTCTATCTCGTCGCCGCCACGGGCGGCGTGTTCTCGGAAGGCGCCTGGGCGCCGTTCGATTTTCAGACCAACTACGTGCTGCACCTGCTCGGCTTCATCGGCCTGACCGATGTGGACGTGGTGCGCGTCGAAGGGACGGTGCTCGGCCCGGAGGCGGTGAGCGCCGCCATCGACAAGGCCGCAACGGCCATCACCGCCTTGTTGGCGAAGGCGGCGTGA
- a CDS encoding LysR family transcriptional regulator — MEAVNLNRLAYFAAVVDTGSFTRAAERLGITKTVVSQQVAKLEAELQTALLMRTTRRVEPTEAGRLLHASSVSVLRQVEDAIGEVTRSNTEPSGVLRVAAPHDYGTSRIAPLAAGFSRRHPACQVELILADTRIDPVASQIDLSIRVGWLDDSSLHARRIDGFRQCLVATPELARTLAVADPDDLAQVPFVANSALREPLTWHFVKDDFERRTVRMRQALSTNATPAVLAATLAGGGVSVLPDFLVADALAAGTLVAVLPEWSLPAGGIHVVYPMARFRPSKVTAFVEMLVAGAGKIGA, encoded by the coding sequence GTGGAAGCCGTCAATCTCAACAGGCTCGCCTATTTCGCGGCCGTGGTGGACACCGGCTCCTTCACCCGCGCGGCCGAGCGGCTCGGCATCACCAAGACCGTCGTCAGCCAGCAGGTCGCCAAGCTGGAGGCGGAGTTGCAGACGGCGTTGTTGATGCGCACCACCCGTCGGGTCGAACCGACCGAGGCCGGGCGGCTGCTGCATGCAAGCAGCGTGAGCGTCCTGCGCCAGGTCGAGGACGCCATCGGCGAGGTCACGCGCTCCAACACCGAGCCGAGCGGCGTGCTGCGCGTGGCGGCGCCGCACGACTACGGCACCTCCAGGATCGCGCCGCTGGCCGCCGGGTTCTCCCGGCGCCATCCGGCGTGCCAGGTCGAGTTGATCCTGGCCGACACGCGCATCGACCCCGTCGCCAGCCAGATCGATCTGTCCATCCGGGTGGGCTGGCTCGACGATTCCAGTCTGCATGCGCGGCGCATCGACGGTTTCCGGCAGTGCCTGGTCGCCACGCCGGAACTGGCCAGGACCTTGGCGGTGGCGGACCCCGACGACCTCGCGCAGGTCCCGTTCGTCGCCAACAGCGCGCTCCGCGAGCCGTTGACCTGGCACTTCGTCAAAGACGATTTCGAGCGACGCACGGTGCGCATGCGCCAGGCCCTGTCGACCAATGCGACCCCGGCCGTGCTGGCGGCGACGCTGGCCGGTGGCGGGGTGTCGGTCCTGCCGGATTTCCTGGTGGCAGACGCCCTGGCGGCCGGAACCCTGGTCGCCGTCCTGCCGGAGTGGTCGTTGCCGGCCGGCGGCATTCACGTGGTCTACCCGATGGCGCGCTTTCGCCCCTCCAAGGTCACCGCCTTCGTCGAGATGCTCGTTGCTGGAGCCGGCAAGATCGGGGCATGA
- a CDS encoding NADP-dependent oxidoreductase: protein MSETMKAVRLHAFGGPEVLTYEDAPKPDVRPGEVLVRVRAVGLNPPDWYLRDGYRALPPEWRPDSDFPLILGTDISGVVEATAANVAGFRAGDEVYGMVRFPDGVMTGGGAYAEYVSAPAAHLAHKPAGLDHVHAAAAPMSLLTAWQFLVALGHDAPNPFQDVPHVPVELEGQTVLVNGAGGGVGHLAVQVAKARGARVIAVASARNAAMLGQFGVHQFIDYRETMVEEVIRDADLVLDAVGGPRMERFLEVIRPGGALFLVNPLGFEGHEAAAKRGIRVSSTQVRSNGAQLAQVAALLDRHTVQVVIDSVFPLSEASRAHERAAEGSIQGKIVLTVS, encoded by the coding sequence ATGAGCGAGACGATGAAAGCGGTTCGACTGCACGCCTTTGGCGGCCCCGAGGTGCTGACTTACGAGGATGCGCCCAAGCCCGACGTCCGACCGGGCGAGGTCTTGGTCCGGGTCCGGGCCGTCGGCCTCAATCCGCCGGACTGGTATCTACGCGACGGGTATCGTGCCCTGCCGCCCGAATGGCGACCGGATTCCGACTTCCCGCTGATCCTGGGCACCGACATTTCCGGCGTGGTCGAAGCGACCGCCGCTAACGTCGCTGGGTTCAGGGCCGGCGACGAGGTCTACGGCATGGTCCGGTTCCCGGATGGCGTGATGACCGGCGGCGGCGCCTACGCCGAGTATGTCAGCGCGCCAGCCGCGCACCTGGCCCACAAGCCGGCGGGGCTGGATCACGTCCATGCCGCCGCCGCGCCGATGTCCCTGTTGACCGCGTGGCAGTTCCTGGTCGCGCTTGGCCACGACGCGCCCAATCCGTTCCAGGACGTCCCGCATGTGCCTGTCGAGCTCGAAGGCCAGACAGTGCTGGTCAACGGTGCTGGCGGAGGTGTCGGACATCTGGCGGTGCAAGTGGCCAAGGCGCGGGGCGCGCGGGTGATCGCCGTGGCTTCGGCCAGGAACGCGGCGATGCTCGGCCAGTTCGGCGTACACCAGTTCATCGATTACCGGGAAACCATGGTGGAAGAGGTCATCCGGGATGCCGACCTGGTGCTCGATGCGGTGGGCGGTCCGCGGATGGAACGGTTCCTGGAGGTGATCCGGCCTGGCGGAGCCCTGTTCCTGGTCAATCCACTTGGCTTCGAGGGTCACGAAGCCGCGGCAAAGCGTGGGATCAGGGTGTCCTCGACCCAGGTGCGCTCGAACGGCGCGCAACTGGCACAGGTCGCCGCACTCCTCGACCGACACACCGTCCAGGTCGTGATCGACAGTGTCTTTCCGCTGTCGGAGGCCTCGCGCGCCCACGAGCGCGCCGCCGAAGGCAGCATCCAGGGCAAGATCGTCCTGACCGTCTCCTGA
- a CDS encoding NAD(P)-dependent oxidoreductase, with amino-acid sequence MTGKKTIALFGATGPTGRHLIEEALQRGYSLSVYTRDAGKLASFAGKVDIVVGDLQDRNAIAQCVRGADAVISALGPNGLKVQGDKPVMHGLANIIAAMQQAGVRRLIQISTAAYRDPKDGFAFGTHAFALLFKLIARNGYEDIQATGALVAGSDLDWTLVRIPNLKDGPANGGVDVGWYGQTKLGTKLSRGNLAKFLVDQVTDTHFVRAAPGIANH; translated from the coding sequence GTGACCGGGAAAAAGACCATCGCGTTGTTCGGTGCGACCGGGCCGACGGGGCGGCACCTCATCGAGGAAGCCTTGCAGCGTGGCTACTCGCTGTCGGTCTATACGCGCGACGCCGGGAAGCTCGCATCGTTCGCGGGGAAGGTCGACATCGTGGTCGGCGACCTGCAGGACCGCAACGCCATTGCGCAGTGCGTCCGAGGGGCCGATGCGGTCATCAGCGCCCTTGGGCCCAATGGTCTCAAGGTGCAAGGCGACAAGCCGGTCATGCATGGCCTGGCCAACATCATCGCCGCGATGCAGCAGGCCGGCGTGCGCCGCCTCATCCAGATCTCCACCGCTGCCTATCGCGATCCCAAGGACGGGTTCGCGTTCGGCACCCACGCGTTCGCGCTGCTGTTCAAGCTGATCGCGCGCAACGGCTACGAGGATATCCAGGCGACCGGCGCCTTGGTCGCGGGTTCGGACCTGGACTGGACGCTGGTACGCATTCCGAACCTCAAGGATGGTCCCGCCAACGGCGGCGTGGATGTGGGGTGGTATGGACAAACCAAGCTCGGCACGAAGCTTTCCAGGGGCAATCTCGCGAAGTTTCTGGTCGACCAGGTGACCGACACGCACTTCGTCCGTGCCGCGCCAGGCATCGCCAACCATTGA
- a CDS encoding putative quinol monooxygenase — MLIVTGYVQVPPSDLPAFTRDLADLAHTTRERDGALSYDAAVIDASRGRLLVMERWRDQHALSAHLAAADTVAFVARWDARLSADIRKYDATHERGLADA, encoded by the coding sequence ATGCTGATCGTCACCGGTTACGTACAGGTGCCGCCCTCGGATCTGCCGGCCTTCACGCGCGATCTTGCCGATCTCGCCCACACCACACGCGAGCGAGACGGCGCCCTGTCCTATGACGCCGCCGTGATTGACGCGTCCCGCGGGCGGCTGCTGGTGATGGAGCGGTGGCGGGACCAACACGCCCTGAGCGCCCACCTGGCGGCCGCCGATACCGTCGCCTTCGTGGCGCGATGGGATGCGCGCCTTTCGGCGGACATCAGAAAGTACGACGCGACGCACGAACGGGGCTTGGCAGACGCCTGA
- a CDS encoding DsbA family oxidoreductase: protein MQIDLYTDITCPWCFVGHHRLDKVLAERFPDLAVEIRQHPVPLLPDAPAGGLYIPDLLRSRYGITDPKAAFARPEAEARASGFDLDLGRQLWTYPTRAAHALILAAAGRDTQHRLAVAITDAYFIAAKNIADAEVLADIAVDHGFERDQARAIALDPAQHRRVEAEAARSANAGVRSVPHFVFAGRIAINGGRSEDEIASVLRAASAAIPL from the coding sequence ATGCAAATCGACCTCTACACCGACATCACCTGTCCTTGGTGCTTCGTCGGCCATCACCGTCTCGACAAGGTGCTGGCAGAGCGTTTCCCCGACCTGGCCGTGGAGATCCGACAGCATCCGGTCCCGCTGCTGCCGGATGCGCCCGCAGGCGGCCTCTACATTCCAGATCTGCTGCGTTCGCGCTACGGCATCACCGATCCGAAGGCCGCTTTCGCTCGCCCCGAGGCGGAAGCGCGCGCGTCGGGCTTCGATCTGGATCTCGGTCGCCAGCTCTGGACCTATCCGACCCGGGCGGCGCATGCGCTGATCCTCGCCGCCGCTGGGCGCGATACCCAGCATCGGCTCGCCGTCGCCATCACCGATGCCTACTTCATCGCAGCGAAGAACATCGCCGATGCGGAGGTGCTGGCCGACATCGCAGTCGACCATGGTTTCGAGCGCGACCAGGCGCGCGCCATCGCGCTCGATCCTGCGCAGCACCGTCGCGTCGAAGCGGAAGCGGCCAGGTCGGCGAATGCCGGTGTCCGTTCGGTTCCTCACTTCGTCTTCGCGGGAAGAATCGCCATCAATGGGGGGCGTAGCGAGGACGAGATTGCTTCGGTACTACGAGCGGCGTCCGCTGCGATCCCTCTTTGA
- a CDS encoding DsbA family protein, giving the protein MRITYLFDPLCGWCYGAAPALEQLAQVPGVSVQLAPTGLFAGENARPLEASFAAYAWQNDQRIARLTGQAFSEAYRSRVLGASGTLFDSAPATLAVVAVGMTEPDREREALKRLQQARYVDGRTTSDRAVVAEVLSAAGFADAARRVVSPDADVLGAYRARIDAARREMARFGAQGVPTLVVEDAHGSRLLPSDALFGDRAALAAHLRVA; this is encoded by the coding sequence ATGCGCATCACCTACCTCTTCGATCCGCTCTGCGGGTGGTGCTACGGCGCCGCCCCGGCCCTGGAACAGCTCGCGCAGGTTCCTGGCGTCAGCGTGCAGCTCGCCCCCACCGGCTTGTTCGCCGGCGAGAACGCGCGGCCGCTGGAGGCATCCTTCGCCGCCTACGCCTGGCAGAACGACCAGCGCATCGCGCGCCTCACCGGCCAAGCGTTTTCCGAGGCTTACCGCAGCCGGGTGCTCGGCGCGAGCGGCACGCTGTTCGATTCGGCCCCGGCGACGCTTGCCGTGGTCGCGGTCGGCATGACCGAACCGGATCGCGAACGCGAGGCGCTGAAGCGCCTGCAACAGGCCCGCTATGTCGACGGCCGCACTACCTCCGATCGCGCGGTCGTGGCGGAAGTGCTGTCCGCTGCCGGCTTTGCCGATGCCGCGCGGCGCGTCGTGTCGCCCGATGCCGACGTGCTGGGCGCCTACCGCGCGCGCATCGATGCGGCACGCCGCGAGATGGCCCGTTTCGGCGCGCAGGGCGTTCCCACGCTCGTCGTCGAAGACGCGCACGGAAGCAGGCTGCTGCCGAGCGATGCGCTGTTCGGCGATCGCGCCGCCCTGGCCGCGCACCTGCGCGTCGCCTGA
- a CDS encoding winged helix-turn-helix transcriptional regulator — protein MSPGHIEHPAELPAPDAGGCLATRQILDRIGDKWSLYIVAMLQNGPQRFNVLKRGIDGISQRMLTLTLRGLERDGLITRTLYPTIPPRVDYELTDLGRTLLKPVMELVDWANEHQAAIAEAHQRFDTQPEPDQVLVQGVVYQRR, from the coding sequence ATGTCACCTGGTCACATCGAGCACCCTGCCGAACTGCCCGCACCCGACGCGGGCGGCTGTCTGGCGACCCGTCAAATCCTGGATCGCATCGGCGACAAGTGGAGTCTCTACATCGTCGCCATGCTGCAGAACGGCCCGCAGCGCTTCAACGTACTGAAGCGCGGCATCGACGGCATTTCCCAGCGCATGCTGACGCTGACCTTGCGCGGACTCGAACGCGACGGACTGATCACGCGCACGCTGTATCCGACGATCCCTCCACGCGTCGATTACGAACTCACCGACCTGGGACGAACGCTATTGAAGCCGGTCATGGAACTGGTCGACTGGGCGAACGAGCACCAAGCCGCCATCGCCGAGGCGCATCAGCGTTTCGACACGCAGCCGGAGCCGGATCAGGTCTTGGTCCAGGGCGTGGTCTACCAGCGTCGATGA
- a CDS encoding MBL fold metallo-hydrolase, whose translation MSTDRQTSALRWTHFPAGQNGFFRAPVLLTGPREALLIDGGFTYPDGKALAEAIEATGKTLTTIYVSQSDPDYYFSLKPVREAFPQAKVIAAADTLAAIKGNVAKKLAVWGPQLKENGPQTLDDIVLPETFDGASLSVDGETVEIVAAQGLANRRYLWVPSLHAVFGGVMIFSGVHVWTADTQTQEQRAAWIANLDAIAARAPAIVVPGHLTPDAATDLSAIAHTKAYLLAFEEELATAKGAASLEAAMEARFPNLGMGIALEIGAKVANGEMPWG comes from the coding sequence ATGAGCACCGATCGCCAGACCTCCGCATTGCGCTGGACCCACTTTCCCGCCGGGCAGAACGGCTTCTTCCGCGCGCCGGTGCTGTTGACCGGCCCGCGCGAAGCCCTGCTGATCGATGGCGGCTTCACCTATCCCGACGGCAAGGCCTTGGCCGAGGCGATCGAGGCCACCGGCAAGACGCTGACGACGATCTACGTCAGCCAGTCGGACCCGGATTACTACTTCAGCCTCAAGCCGGTGCGCGAGGCCTTTCCTCAGGCCAAGGTCATCGCCGCCGCCGACACGCTCGCCGCCATCAAGGGCAACGTCGCGAAGAAGCTCGCCGTGTGGGGGCCGCAGCTCAAGGAGAACGGTCCGCAGACGCTGGACGACATCGTCCTGCCCGAGACCTTCGACGGCGCCTCTCTGTCGGTCGATGGTGAGACGGTCGAGATCGTCGCCGCCCAGGGTCTGGCCAATCGCCGCTATCTCTGGGTGCCGTCGCTGCACGCCGTGTTCGGCGGCGTCATGATCTTCTCCGGCGTGCATGTCTGGACCGCCGATACGCAGACGCAGGAGCAGCGTGCCGCCTGGATCGCCAATCTCGATGCGATCGCCGCGCGCGCGCCGGCGATCGTCGTGCCTGGCCATCTGACGCCCGACGCGGCGACCGATCTGTCGGCCATCGCCCACACCAAGGCCTATCTGTTGGCCTTCGAGGAGGAACTGGCGACGGCCAAGGGAGCCGCATCGCTCGAGGCGGCGATGGAAGCGCGCTTCCCGAATCTGGGCATGGGCATCGCCCTCGAGATCGGCGCCAAGGTCGCCAACGGCGAAATGCCGTGGGGCTGA